One segment of Haliotis asinina isolate JCU_RB_2024 chromosome 12, JCU_Hal_asi_v2, whole genome shotgun sequence DNA contains the following:
- the LOC137258448 gene encoding uncharacterized protein has product MMDVLPLVSKLCLQLQRQDLDVAMAKVSIDECLFKLQSYVEGKQLFPTHLEHYEADVRMQEDGQYEFKGHILTPHLPTVNFNSIKSEFINRLIANLHNRFPQKSIIENFYVLAMRSINWESAPEEYGNKEMSVLLSHFGEEQTHKGSTSAALFNKAQVMREWADAKMTVRSLKYPVDNIKNLWQLLTTHHQDEIPNLIKLAQIALCLPLHTADCERTFSQQNLIVTKQRNRLLPVMSDKLLRVKLHGKGLKHEVSRALELWRSRKNRLLSLKRKNLGELGSSSLTRDH; this is encoded by the exons gTGTCTATTGATGAGTGCCTTTTCAAGCTGCAGTCTTATGTTGAGGGTAAACAACTATTTCCAACACATCTAGAACATTATGAGGCTGATGTGAGAATGCAAGAAGATGGTCAATATGAATTCAAGGGTCATATCCTGACACCTCACTTACCAACTGTGAACTTCAACTCCATAAAGAGTGAGTTCATCAACAGGCTGATAGCAAACCTCCATAACAG ATTTCCCCAGAAGAGCATCATAGAAAATTTCTATGTGCTTGCTATGAGATCTATAAACTGGGAGAGTGCACCTGAAGAATATGGCAACAAGGAGATGAGTGTACTGCTGAGTCATTTTGGTGAAGAGCAG ACACACAAAGGTAGTACTTCTGCAGCTCTTTTCAACAAAGCTCAGGTGATGAGAGAGTGGGCAGATGCCAAGATGACAGTGAGATCTCTCAAGTACCCAGTGGACAACATTAAAAATCTGTGGCAGCTTCTGACAACACACCACCAAGATGAGATACCCAATCTTATAAAGCTGGCACAGATTGCTTTATGCCTACCACTGCATACTGCAGACTGTGAGAGAACATTTTCACAGCAAAACCTCATTGTTACCAAACAGAGGAACAGGCTGCTGCCAGTAATGAGTGATAAGCTCTTGAGGGTGAAACTTCATGGTAAAGGACTTAAGCATGAAGTTTCAAGAGCCCTAGAACTGTGGCGTTCCAGAAAGAATAGGCTTCTTtctttaaaaagaaagaatctTGGTGAACTTGGATCATCATCACTAACCAGAGACCACTGA